GGCAATACTTTTTGAAATGTCTGTGCGTTCAAAAAGAGATACCAGCGTCTGATAGTAAGCTATATGGTTATTTAGCTTCTAAAAGTAAAGAACAGAAACCAAAAATCACAAAAAAAGATTGGGAAAAAATAATTGAAATCAAACCTCTTGATGAAATTATAAAAAGTGGAATCTCTAAAGAAGAGCTCATGGAGATGAACATAAAAGAAAGTAAGGTAGATACGATTATCAAAGTGTTAACAGAGAACGTTATTCATTTAGGTAGAATTCAAGCCTTAACAAAAGCATTAGCTCTTAATGTTGCAGAGTCTATAAAAATATTGGACAAATTCAGTGTTCAAGATAATCAGGATGTAGATTCGATAGTCAATCAAATTAAAAGCAATCCCTTTATTTTGATGTTTAATTATTCATTTTCGTTTGAACGTTGTGAACAAATTTTTGAGAATCCAAAGATTAAAGTAGCTGAAAAAGTTTGGAATGCTGCCCGTCTTTATAATATGCTCACTACGCTTTTACTAAATAATGGAGGATATTATATCTTAAAACAAGAGTTAGAAAGTGAATGGACCGCGTATGAAGAGGAGAAATCGTCAAATGTAAGTAGCATATCTTTTGATGATTTATTAAATTACTTAATTAATAGTGAGTTTGTTAAATGTGGTTTGAGTCGAAATGATAACGAACAAACGGCAAATTTTGTCACAACCAACAGATTATACGAAGGAGAGTGTGAGTTAGCTTTTGAAATTGCAACGAAATTGTCAAGGGAAGTGAAGGGAAGCACCGCAATAAACATCGATGGGTTAAGTGTACCTCAAAATGCAGCAGCAAGATTAATACTTAGAGATTTTGCAATAATAACTGGAGGTCCTGGAACAGGTAAAACAACAACATGCAAAGGACTAATAGAACTGATTGAAAAATTATTTCCTAATAAGAAAATTTGTTTACTTGCGCCTACAGGTAAAGCTGCTAAGAGATTGGCTGAATCAACAAATAGAGAGGTAATGACAGTTCATAAGAAATTGGAAATAATAAATTCAGATGACGATAGAACTGTTACAGTATTTGATTCAAATGACATAGTTATCATTGATGAAGCTTCAATGTTAAGTACTTATTTGTTGCTCAAAGTATTTCGTTCAATGCAACCAGAAACCAAATTGATACTAATTGGTGACGTAAACCAATTACCTTCTATTGAGTATGGTAAACAGTTTTCAGATTTGCTTAATGTTGAAGAAATTTCAAACATTAGACTGAGGGATGTTTACAGACAACAAAAGGACAGTAAAATAATTGATATTTCAGATGCAATTATCAACAATACTTCAGAAATCAAAAAGCTTTTTGAAGTAAATAGAAATGAAGAAAAGTTTTTTGATGGAAAAAATGAGTCGAAAATTGTTGATACTGTCGTTAAACTATCAAAAAAGTGGAAAGAAAAAGGAAATACTTTAGAGGACATGCTTGTGCTGACCCCGATTAACAATGGCTTAATTGGCAAAGATGAGTTGAACAAGAAATTGCAAAAAGTTTGGAATGAACAGAATAACAGCCAGTATGTTCTTGATCAAGATAGATCGATAAAGTTTTATGAAAATGACAAAGTCATGCAATTAGTAAATGATTCAGATCAAGGTTTAGTGAATGGTGATGTGGGTACTATTACTAAGGTTATTCCTAAAAATGATGGCGGAATAGTTGAAGTGAAATTTGACAATGCAATCGTTACGTATGATTCAACTAATTTGAAAGAATTAGATTTAGCATATGCCTATACCGTTCATAAATCTCAAGGGTCTGAAGCAAAATTTGTCATTCTTGTGAGCCCACCTGAAAAAGTGTTCAAAGGAAACAAAAACCTATACTACACAGCAGTTACAAGAGCAAAAGAATTTTTGATAGTAGTAGGTTGTCAAGAGACATTTGTTAACAGTTGTGAAATAAGCGCGTTAGAAAACCGACATACATTATTAACAGAAAGAGTAAAACAAAACATTAGAAAATTAAAGGAGAATAGCAAATGGAAACAATAAATAAAGAAATTTCACAAAAAATAATGGAATTATATTGTGATTTTAAAACAAGCTACTACGTGAAAAATAAAGAAGGGGATTTTGCGATTGCAAAGTCCTATACGAAAGAGGAAGAAGAGGATAAATTGGATAAAATTTTATCATTGTTTCAAATTATGGAATTTATGAAGAATAGGAACATGGAAATGAGGTTAGATATTTCTTTGGATACTACCAAATTTCTATCAATCGAGGTTGTTGATGATAAAGATTTAGTAGAATCTATTTTAAGGATTCTGACTGAAAAATTTCAACTACGACAACAAAATATACTTGTTAGAAAGTATGAAAATAAGTATTTTGTCGATTTGTTTTTTAGTTTTCATCTATCAAATCTTATTTCACAAAAACTATATCTTTTTATTAAAGATGAGTTGAAGTTGACTAATTATGAGATTAGCTATCATCCGAAGTCCGTGAGAGGATTTGATTTGCATTTTAATAAGTTGGAGCATGAGATATTTGATGCTGAAATGAAATCAGTCGATATTAATTATTTATTGGCGATTAAGAAAATTGATATCAATTCGGAAGATTTTAAATTAATTGAACATGCTATGTTGTCTAATATTGATGAAACAAGGCTGAAAAAATCTGGTTATTTAGACGAAGAATTTGTCAAGTGGCCTTCAGAAATACGAAAGATTGAAGAACAAAGAGTATTTGATTTAAGCCTCGAACACTGGAATTATGCCGTCTATTATCATATTGGAATAAGAAACGAGGAATTTAGCAGAAAACAAATTGAGGAAATTTGGAAGGAAATAATTCAAAATACCTCAATTAAATATGGTGGACAGATAGACACCGATAAGCTTAAAAGAGCTGTTGAAAAATCACTTGATCAAAATTATGAGGATAAAGGATATATAAAAGAAACACCTCTATTTTTAACTAAAAAAGAGGCGTTGTTTATCTTTAAATCACAAGACAATAAACGCAAAAGGGAAACATTATTTGCCTTGTACATGTATTGTCGAATGTACAACAAGCCGACAAAATTTCAGTTTTCATCGAAGTTTTTGTCTAAAAAATTCGGATTGGGAAAAAGAGAAGCTATTGTTAATCGTATTGAACAGATGACGGATGAAAATGGCGAGATAATGGTAGGGGTTGAAAGAGTTGGTGCAAGTCAATGGAAAGGAGAAGAAGTTAAAAAAATGAATACATATAGTCTGAATTTTGAAATGAATTTGGATATCGATGTGGCAAAAAAAGAAAAATACATTGTAATTACTGATTTTGATAGTAGAAACTTTTATCGAGTAGTGACTGAATTAATTGACGAAGATGAATTGAATCAGATTGTTAGTAAAAGTGACTACCAAAATTATTTTAAAAAACTATACAAAGAAAAGGAGGAGGTAGTTGTTGGTTAAAAATATTGTGTTAGCTTTAGATTTATCATTAACAGAAACGGGATATGCTATTTGCAAAATTGAAAAGGGGAATTTTGAGGTGTTAGAGTTTGGAACGATTAAAACTTCTTCAAAAGATAGTATGGGCTATCGGCTTCAATTGATTGAAAGTGAACTGATTAGAATTATGCAAAAATGGCATCCAGATAGTGTAGTGAAAGAAAAATCATTTAGCAATAGGAACATTACATCTACGCAAGCTATATTTCAAGTGGTTAGAATTGCTTCATATGCTATTTGGAAAGAGTTGGAATTGGTACCTATCGATTATGCTGCAACTAATATTAAGAAGACTTTAACAGGTAATGGCAGAGCGAGTAAAGAACACCTGATGGAAAAAGTAAAGGCATTGACGAACTCAGAACCAACCAATTTTGATGAATCGGATGCGATAGCGGTGGCTTATACTTATTACTTAGATAAAGTATAGAAATATTCGATAAAAAGCGATTAAAATCGAGAATTATTTTTGGAGTGATTTTGGAAATCGACATATTTTATCACGGGTACCTAAGCGTATGAGAAAAAAGTGCTCATATGCAGGGATATCCCTGCTGTAACTCTTGAATTAAGGTTAGAAAGATGGTAAATTAAACGTAAAGAAAGAACGGCTTTTTAGAAATATCACAACTACAATTATTTACAAAATGAGGGACTTCAATGTCAGAACAAAATTGGACAGAAGCACAGATTGAAGATATTAAAGAGCGTATTTTAGCAGCACTTGAAACAGTAATCGATCCAGAGTTAGGGATTGACATCGTAAACCTTGGTTTAATTTATGAAGTAGAATTTGGGACAGACGGCAATTGTTTAGTGAAGATGACCTTAACCACAATGGGTTGCCCATTAGCCGATGTTATTACTGAAGAAATTCATGAAGCATTGAAAGATGTGGAAGAAGTGAAAAATACAGAAGTGAAGTTAGTCTGGTATCCTGCTTGGACAACGGATCGCATGAGCCGTTATGCGCGTATTGCTTTGGGGATTCGATAGCGTTATATCAAAGTCTCTAGGGATGTTGCTTAAAATTTGATGAGTGAAATACTCACTGAGTATGGTGTCCAAGATGAATTTCTCATTGTTTGGATAACAGACTAAAAGCGTCAATTTTTGCATGAATCCTATATTAAAACGACAAAAAATATTAAACTCCTTCGTTAACTGAAAAGTTAGGGAAGGAGTTTTTTTAGAAAATAACGAGATTGGCTGAAATTTCATTCTTTGACTTTTATTATGACGATATATTTATTACGATGCCTACTCAGGTAATTGTTTTTTTATGAAAAAATTTGTTGTTTTGTATTAAATGTATTATGATATGATTATATAAATGCAAGGTTAAATGAAAAAGAGGTGAGTTTGTGGAAGGGATACTAAATTTATATGTTTCTCATCTAAGCAGTGAGCCACTCTTATGGGTAGTTGTGACTGTATTGATTATCTTTGGTATCAGTATGATGACACGATTTATTGATATTGATTTTTTAGATTTATCATTTGTGTGGATTATTATGATAACGTTATTTGTTTTTCTTGATTGTCCGTGGTGGCTCGCGTTTATTGCCGGGCTAATCGCGGCGTTTTTACTGAAAATCTTGATTATTTTTCCATTCAGAGAAAAAATGAGTTACTCAACCATTATTAGCAGTAAAGAATTGGTTGGAAAAGACGGAGAATTAATGACATCTCTAAATGTGAACGAGACAGGACAAGTTCGTTTGATCTTAAGTAGTGGTATTGAAAATTTCCCATGTAAAATGATGGGTGAGCAGTCTACAACTTTGGCACGTGGAGAAAAAGTCAGGGTTATGTCTGTTGACGAAAAAAATAATCTCATCTATATAACCAAATTGGTTGATCATAATTGGGATGAATTTTAAAAACAGGAGGAAGAAAGATGAATGTTATCATGACTTTAGTACCAGTAATTATTATTTTAGCTTTAATTGCAATTGGATTGTTTTCGTGCTACCGAACAGTACCAAATAATGAGGTAATGTTGGTATATGGAGGACTTTTAGGTAACAAAAATACGTTGACTTCTTCATCAGGATCAAAATTGAAAATGGTGAGTGGAGGAGGTTCATTTGTTATTCCTATTGTTCAATCTACGAAACGCATGAAATTAGAAAACATGAAGCTTGATGTGAGTGTCGAAGACGTTCCGACGAAAGCTGCAGTTCCAGTAAATGCCGAAGGAACGGTAGTGATTAAAATTGGGAATAGCCAAGAAGCGATTATGACACACGCCCAACAGTTTATGGATAAACATGTTGAAGAAAAAATTGAGCAATCACGTGAAGTTTTAGAAGGTCACTTACGTGCTATTTTGGGAACACTAACCGTTGAAGAAATCTATCAAGAACGTGATCAGTTTGCCAATCGTGTGCAGGAACAAGCAGAAACGGATTTAGCCAACATGGGATTAACCATCGTTTCCTTTACTATTCGAGACATTAACGATGAAAATGGCTACTTTGAAGCAATCGCTCAACCTAGAATTGCAGCTGTAAAAAAAGATGCACAAATTGCGACAGCTATTGCGGAAAAAGAAACTCGTATCAAACGTGCTGAAGCGGAAAAAGAAGCAAAAGAACGTGAAATTTCAAATGCGACAATGATTGCAGAAGCGACAAAAGATAAAGAGTTGAAAATTGCTTCTTATATCGTAGAGCAAGATACGGCAAAAGCCAAAGCCGATAATGCTTATGCAATTGAAAAAGCAAAACTTGACATTGAACTGAAATCGCAACAAATGAACATTGAAATCCAAGAACGTAAGAAACAGATTGAATTAGAAGAACAAGAAATACTGCGTCGTGAAAAACAATACGATTCTGAAGTTAAGAAAAAAGCAGATGCTGATCGCTATCAAGTCGAACAGGCTTCTGAAGCTGAAAAATTTGCGCGTGTCAAAGAAGCGGAAGCACAAAAGGAATTAGTTGCATTAGAAGCTCAAGGGCAAGCAGAGAGCATTCGTGCAATTGGTGAAGCGGAAGCTTTAGCAAAAACTCAAGTGGGTCAAGCAGAAGCAAATGCTAAGGAAATGATGGCAGAAGCTTTACGTCAATACGGAGAAGCAGCGATTAAACTAGAATTGATTGATCGTTTACCTGAAATTGTGAAACATGCAAGTGAACCAATAGGAAACATCTCTGATATTCGTGTGATTGAAGGTGGAAGTGGTGAGGGCCAAGGTGCTTCTAAAATCGCAGGTCTTTCAGCTAAAAATATTGCCGCAAGTTCTGAAATATTGGAACAAGTACTAGGAATTAATTTAGGAAACTTGATTCAAGATTTCGCTGGCACAAGAACGGGTGTTCAAGCCAAACGAATTGCTGATGCGTTAAATAGTGACGAGAAAAAAGTAGAGAATGAGGAAACATCAGAAACTAATGATTCTGAGTCTAACAATGAAGAGAATTAAAACTAAAAATAAGCCTATGTAGGCTTATTTTTTTCAATCTTGAGTTATATCTGTCATTTGATTTCCCCTTAAAAGATCACTCTCAATAAAACTATTATGCTATAATTAATTAAAATAACTAGAATTAGAGGATAACTAATGAATTTTAAAACAGAATTATTGGGTATATTAAACGATGACTTATTGATGACAATTGCTGAAGATATGGTGGGACGTTTTAATATTCAAGAATCAGCAGATAAACGATTTGATAAATTATCACGGTTTGTCAATAGCATTCAATCAGTTTCCGACAAGGTAAACAATCATTACGTGGTAAAAATTATGCAAGACTTTGATGATGAAGAAGACGAGGATGAAGAGGGATACTGGCGTCCGTTTTTGTACCATGTGAATGAGGATAAACTATATCCAATAGATTTAATCCCTTTTACAGATTTATTTACCTATCAAATTGACGGGTTAACAGATGATTTAGATTTATTATCAGAGGTTTTATTTGAATTGACTTTTGATGGTTTTACAATCGAAGAACAGCAAATAAGCATTATGGCATTTGAGGATTCTTTAGCCTCGCTAGAATAAAAGTCAAACGAGAGTGGCAATTGCTTCTCTCGTTTTATAAGAAGATATTTGTTTATTAATGGCTCTTATAATATTGCCTTAATGATAGCTAGGAGGGATAAAATGGTACGTCCAAAATCAAAGGAATCGTTATGGCAACAAGCAGAAGAAAATTTTGACAAACTATAAAATACTATCAATCAAATGACGTTAGAACAGCAATTAGAACCATTTGTATTCACAGAAGAATTTTTAATGACTAAAAAAGAGGCTCACTGGCGTCGTGATGAAAATCTACGAGATGTTTTGATTCATTTGTATGAATGGCATCAACTTTTTCTAAATTGGGAGAGTGCTAATGGTCAAGATCAATCGGTTCCGTTTTTACCTGAACCTTATAATTGGAAGAATTATTCACAAATGAATGTTGAATTTGTTGCTAAGCATCAAGTGACTTCCTTATCTGAAGCGAACGAATTGTTAGCAACAAGTCACCAACAGATGATGGCTATCATTAAGGGTTACTCAAATGAACAATTGTTTGAGAAACAACAGTTTAGTTGGACGGGTAGTACAACATTAGGCAGTTATTCGATCTCTGCTACATCCAGTCATTATGATTGGGCAAATAAAAAACTTAAGCAACAACTCAAGTTATTAAAGGGGAAATAAGGGCCTTTTTTAATAGAGATTGACATTAGTGAAAGCGTTTGATATATTTTATATATAACATAATATTTATGAATGCCGATGGATAGTGATTGTTTATAAATGACAAGCTAGACCTGATGACGAGATGTAAGACCGCTTTTTTGCTGTGTCTAATCTTGTCATTAGGTCTTTTTCTTTTTATCGGAACCATCATAAAAAATATAAGAAAGTGAGTGAAGATACATGGGATTTCCAACGAATTTTTTATGGGGCGGGGCAACCGCAGCGAATCAATGTGAAGGGGGCTATAATGAAGGTGGACGTGGTCTAGCTAACGTGGATGTGGTGCCAATTGGTAAAGATCGTTTCCCAATCATTGCAGGGATTCAAAAACATTTAGCCTTTGATGATGAACATTTTTACCCAGCTAAAGAGGCCATTGATATGTATCATCGCTATAAAGAAGATATCGCATTATTCGGAGAAATGGGCTTTAAAGTGTATCGCTTGTCGATTGCTTGGAGTCGCATTTTTCCTAACGGTGATGAGAGTGAACCAAACGAAGAAGGACTGGCTTTTTATGAAGATTTATTTAAAGAATGTCATAAACATGGCATTGAGCCATTAGTTACGATTACCCATTTTGATTGCCCGATGCATTTGATTACGGAGTATGGTGGTTGGCGTAACCGTAAGATGATAGGCTTTTATGAAAATCTTTGCCGCACTTTATTTACGCGTTATAAAGATTTGGTTAAGTATTGGTTAACATTCAACGAAATTAATATGATTTTACATGCACCATTTATGGGAGCTGGGATTGTTTTTGAAGAAGGTGAAGATAAAGAGCAAGTTATCTTTACAGCCGCTCATCATGAGTTGTTAGCAAGTGCAGCAGCTACAAAAATTGCCAAAGAAATTAATCCTGACAATCAAATTGGTTGTATGTTAGCAGCAGGTAACTACTATCCATATACTTGTAATCCTCAAGATTATTTTGCAGCGATTCAAAAAGACCATGAGAATTATTTCTTTATCGATGTGCAATCACGTGGTAAATATCCTAACTATGCGTTGAAGGAGTTAGAGCGTAAAGGTATCAAGCTACCCATTGAACCAGGTGATTTAGAGTTGCTAGCTGAAAATACAGTAGACTTTATTTCATTCTCATACTATTCTTCAAGAACTGTTTCGACTGATTCTGAGTTGAATAAACAAACCGAAGGCAATATTTTTGCCTCATTAGCTAACCCTTATTTAGAAGCTTCAGAATGGGGCTGGCAAATTGATCCGCTAGGTTTAAGAAGTACGATGAATCAAATATATGATCGTTATCAAAAACCTTTATTTATTGTTGAAAATGGTTTAGGGGCAGTGGACACGCCTGATGAAAATGGCTATGTAGCAGATGATGATCGTATTGACTACATGCGTGAGCACATTAAAGCCATGAAAGATGCGATTGACTTGGATGGCATTGAATTAATGGGTTACACGTCTTGGGGTTGTATTGATTTAGTATCAGCTGGGACAGGTGAAATGAAAAAACGTTATGGCTTCATTTACGTTGACCGTGATAATGAAGGGAACGGTACATTAAAACGTACACCAAAGAAATCATTTGATTGGTATAAGCAAGTAATCAGTACTAATGGTGAGGACTTAGGTGAATAATTAAGTTTGTATATAGCTACGTAGGCTTGTTCTACGTAGCTTTTTTGATTTGTTTTAGCTAATCTATCAATAAAACTCGATTTTTACGTAAGATATTAGAGATATTGTTCATGAATTGACGAAAAATGAGGTATAATAGCATAGAATGAAAGGAGGAGCGTCGATGAAACACGACTCCGTTTATGCTGTTGTCGATTTAGAAACAACCGGCACGAATTCAAAAGAGGATAAAATAATTCAAATTGGCTGTGTCTTTGTCCAAAATGGTCAAATAATTGATATTTATCGTCAAGATATTAATCCTCGTATTAAATTAACCAAGCAAATAGAATCTTTAACAAGATTAACCAATCAGCAGCTCGCAAGTGCGCCTTATTTTGAGGATATTGCAGCTGAATTAATGCAAAAACTAACGAACTGTGTGTTTGTTGCCCATAATATTTACTTTGACTATCAATTTTTAAGTCAGGCGTTCGTTCAAGCTGGATTTGAACCGCTAACGATGCCGGGAATTGATACGGTTGAATTGGCACAAATTTTCTTGCCTACTTTACCAAGTTATCGGTTAACCGATATTGCCGACTTTTTAGAGTATGAACACGATCGTCCGCATCAGGCGGATAGCGATGCACTTGTGACTAGCGAATTGCTGATTTATATTGATCAAAAAATTAAACAATTACCAATTTGTACCTTAGAACAAATTGTCACATTAAGTCGTGTCTTAGGAAAAGAAACCTCAGACTACTTAGCCATGCAATTAACACAACTTAAACAAAACTACCCGCCATTAGCTCCAGGGCTTAAAGTTGTTAATGGTCTAGCTTTACGGCAAAAGCCTGATATGAGTGATTTATACCCACATAAAGTTTTAACAGACTTTCCCGTAGGTGTAGAAGCGAAAACAGAAGCTTATGGTGAGTTACTAGAGGTACGTGAAAGTCAATCACGTATGATTGATGATGTGTACCAATTTTTTACCAATAAAACACGAGAAAATGTTGAAAAAAACTTTGCCATTGAAGCACCAACGGGAAGTGGAAAATCATTTGGCTATTTGTACCCGATGAGTTTCCTAGCAACGTGCGACAATCCGGTTGTGTTGAGTACGACCTCAATTTTGCTTGAACAGCAATTAATTAATGAAGCAATTCCGCTTGTCAATCGAGTCAATCAGAATAGTCTTGTCGGTACAATGATTAAAAGTTCTCGCTACTTTATCGATCTTAATAAATTTAATGTTACCTTACAACAAGCCCCACGACAAAAACAATTTGCCATCCATCAGATGAGCGTTTTAGTATGGCTACTTGATACAGAAACGGGTGATTTAACGGAGCTTAACTTAGCTAATTTAGAACATCCATTCTTCAGACAAGTGAAACACTTTGGTGAACGATTTATTCCGACAGGTTCACCTTTTTATGAAGAAGATTTTTGGCGTTATTTAAAAAATCGTGTGAACCATTCGAATGTGCTGATTGTCAATCATGCCTTTTTAATAAAAGAGAATTTTCGTGAGTTTCCTTGGTTACCGGCAAGTGATTATTTAATTATCGATGAAGCCCATCATTTACCTGAAATTGCCGAAAAAATGGGACGTGAACAATTAGATTTTTCGAAAATTAAGTTTATTTTCCATAAATTGACGCATTTTGAAGAAGTAATGGCTAATTGGACGCGCATTCAGGGGGATAAAGATTGGCCAATTAATGTCCAACTATTAAATCAAATTGTGACAGAGTCTCATCAAGTGTTAGAAAATCTAGAGGCTGATATCGTTGAAACAACTGTATTAGATGGGAAATATAAGTTAAATGAGGAGCTATTGATAAGTCAAGAACAGTTAGAAAATTTACCGATATATGTAGTTCAAGACATTTATCGTTTGATTCGGTTATTAGCTGATTTAAATGCGTTGATTAACCAATGTCGGGACTTCTGTTTCCAACATTGGGAAAAATGGTTGCCAAGTGAGCAATTAAGTATTCAAGCTTGGCTAGACTATCAAGATGAGCTTC
This is a stretch of genomic DNA from Vagococcus zengguangii. It encodes these proteins:
- a CDS encoding helicase C-terminal domain-containing protein, encoding MKHDSVYAVVDLETTGTNSKEDKIIQIGCVFVQNGQIIDIYRQDINPRIKLTKQIESLTRLTNQQLASAPYFEDIAAELMQKLTNCVFVAHNIYFDYQFLSQAFVQAGFEPLTMPGIDTVELAQIFLPTLPSYRLTDIADFLEYEHDRPHQADSDALVTSELLIYIDQKIKQLPICTLEQIVTLSRVLGKETSDYLAMQLTQLKQNYPPLAPGLKVVNGLALRQKPDMSDLYPHKVLTDFPVGVEAKTEAYGELLEVRESQSRMIDDVYQFFTNKTRENVEKNFAIEAPTGSGKSFGYLYPMSFLATCDNPVVLSTTSILLEQQLINEAIPLVNRVNQNSLVGTMIKSSRYFIDLNKFNVTLQQAPRQKQFAIHQMSVLVWLLDTETGDLTELNLANLEHPFFRQVKHFGERFIPTGSPFYEEDFWRYLKNRVNHSNVLIVNHAFLIKENFREFPWLPASDYLIIDEAHHLPEIAEKMGREQLDFSKIKFIFHKLTHFEEVMANWTRIQGDKDWPINVQLLNQIVTESHQVLENLEADIVETTVLDGKYKLNEELLISQEQLENLPIYVVQDIYRLIRLLADLNALINQCRDFCFQHWEKWLPSEQLSIQAWLDYQDELQTILAFVTDYIQNDNKQLIKWLFIDDDKYQIRLFKSDVGASLVEDTTWYERYQKILYTGGTLSTGDQDNFLAKNLGIESIPMVKFKGTFDYEQQARLYLPTESAQFTNLSSPYYESYVAQSILELAKNNSVNILVLFTSLDMLKNVYYKIQSSLIDDSIETLAQGITGSRERILKRFTKQGGQKVLLGADSYWEGVDLPGDALELIVVVRLPFESPDRPYIKEKLRLYQERGLDGFQHYSLPKAILRLRQGIGRLIRSNDDHGAIVILDPRIETARYAKKIKQSLPDGLTLAVKPLDNIISELTDFIGKRNNR
- a CDS encoding DUF6557 family protein — protein: MNFKTELLGILNDDLLMTIAEDMVGRFNIQESADKRFDKLSRFVNSIQSVSDKVNNHYVVKIMQDFDDEEDEDEEGYWRPFLYHVNEDKLYPIDLIPFTDLFTYQIDGLTDDLDLLSEVLFELTFDGFTIEEQQISIMAFEDSLASLE
- a CDS encoding 6-phospho-beta-glucosidase, which encodes MGFPTNFLWGGATAANQCEGGYNEGGRGLANVDVVPIGKDRFPIIAGIQKHLAFDDEHFYPAKEAIDMYHRYKEDIALFGEMGFKVYRLSIAWSRIFPNGDESEPNEEGLAFYEDLFKECHKHGIEPLVTITHFDCPMHLITEYGGWRNRKMIGFYENLCRTLFTRYKDLVKYWLTFNEINMILHAPFMGAGIVFEEGEDKEQVIFTAAHHELLASAAATKIAKEINPDNQIGCMLAAGNYYPYTCNPQDYFAAIQKDHENYFFIDVQSRGKYPNYALKELERKGIKLPIEPGDLELLAENTVDFISFSYYSSRTVSTDSELNKQTEGNIFASLANPYLEASEWGWQIDPLGLRSTMNQIYDRYQKPLFIVENGLGAVDTPDENGYVADDDRIDYMREHIKAMKDAIDLDGIELMGYTSWGCIDLVSAGTGEMKKRYGFIYVDRDNEGNGTLKRTPKKSFDWYKQVISTNGEDLGE
- a CDS encoding crossover junction endodeoxyribonuclease RuvC, producing the protein MVKNIVLALDLSLTETGYAICKIEKGNFEVLEFGTIKTSSKDSMGYRLQLIESELIRIMQKWHPDSVVKEKSFSNRNITSTQAIFQVVRIASYAIWKELELVPIDYAATNIKKTLTGNGRASKEHLMEKVKALTNSEPTNFDESDAIAVAYTYYLDKV
- a CDS encoding ClbS/DfsB family four-helix bundle protein codes for the protein MTLEQQLEPFVFTEEFLMTKKEAHWRRDENLRDVLIHLYEWHQLFLNWESANGQDQSVPFLPEPYNWKNYSQMNVEFVAKHQVTSLSEANELLATSHQQMMAIIKGYSNEQLFEKQQFSWTGSTTLGSYSISATSSHYDWANKKLKQQLKLLKGK
- a CDS encoding flotillin family protein, whose amino-acid sequence is MNVIMTLVPVIIILALIAIGLFSCYRTVPNNEVMLVYGGLLGNKNTLTSSSGSKLKMVSGGGSFVIPIVQSTKRMKLENMKLDVSVEDVPTKAAVPVNAEGTVVIKIGNSQEAIMTHAQQFMDKHVEEKIEQSREVLEGHLRAILGTLTVEEIYQERDQFANRVQEQAETDLANMGLTIVSFTIRDINDENGYFEAIAQPRIAAVKKDAQIATAIAEKETRIKRAEAEKEAKEREISNATMIAEATKDKELKIASYIVEQDTAKAKADNAYAIEKAKLDIELKSQQMNIEIQERKKQIELEEQEILRREKQYDSEVKKKADADRYQVEQASEAEKFARVKEAEAQKELVALEAQGQAESIRAIGEAEALAKTQVGQAEANAKEMMAEALRQYGEAAIKLELIDRLPEIVKHASEPIGNISDIRVIEGGSGEGQGASKIAGLSAKNIAASSEILEQVLGINLGNLIQDFAGTRTGVQAKRIADALNSDEKKVENEETSETNDSESNNEEN
- a CDS encoding ATP-dependent DNA helicase, with protein sequence MEKFNNVEFTVTRIMSRNETKAKEMFSYYINGNISKVAGEKNCKELHSRVGKRNASITFAFEEEVNVRDKFTADVKVCQSSNGQYFLKCLCVQKEIPASDSKLYGYLASKSKEQKPKITKKDWEKIIEIKPLDEIIKSGISKEELMEMNIKESKVDTIIKVLTENVIHLGRIQALTKALALNVAESIKILDKFSVQDNQDVDSIVNQIKSNPFILMFNYSFSFERCEQIFENPKIKVAEKVWNAARLYNMLTTLLLNNGGYYILKQELESEWTAYEEEKSSNVSSISFDDLLNYLINSEFVKCGLSRNDNEQTANFVTTNRLYEGECELAFEIATKLSREVKGSTAINIDGLSVPQNAAARLILRDFAIITGGPGTGKTTTCKGLIELIEKLFPNKKICLLAPTGKAAKRLAESTNREVMTVHKKLEIINSDDDRTVTVFDSNDIVIIDEASMLSTYLLLKVFRSMQPETKLILIGDVNQLPSIEYGKQFSDLLNVEEISNIRLRDVYRQQKDSKIIDISDAIINNTSEIKKLFEVNRNEEKFFDGKNESKIVDTVVKLSKKWKEKGNTLEDMLVLTPINNGLIGKDELNKKLQKVWNEQNNSQYVLDQDRSIKFYENDKVMQLVNDSDQGLVNGDVGTITKVIPKNDGGIVEVKFDNAIVTYDSTNLKELDLAYAYTVHKSQGSEAKFVILVSPPEKVFKGNKNLYYTAVTRAKEFLIVVGCQETFVNSCEISALENRHTLLTERVKQNIRKLKENSKWKQ
- a CDS encoding metal-sulfur cluster assembly factor yields the protein MSEQNWTEAQIEDIKERILAALETVIDPELGIDIVNLGLIYEVEFGTDGNCLVKMTLTTMGCPLADVITEEIHEALKDVEEVKNTEVKLVWYPAWTTDRMSRYARIALGIR